GTTCGTGGGTGTTGTTCTTAGGTCAGCTTGGGAATAGCCCGAAGAACTTCTTGAAACGTGTTTGGGTGTTGTTTCCTTCATTATACACAGCGAGAGGGGAGGCATAGTTACAGAATTTTAGAATTTTAAAATCATAGTTACATTTTGGatatttgaaaaagtcttctttctttgttagttatgcatatttctatttttcaagtGTATCATTAACAAAGGTATTGCGTATATCTTTGTGCAATGAACATTCCAGAAGAGTgcacttcattttctatatacCTTAACCatatcacaaaacatacataatctatcTATCATACACCCCCCCCCCGGCGTTAGATGTGAAATCAATATGATAGCGTTATGTTACAACGAATGAACGGTATTCGCGCGCCCAAACAAGAACCTTGTCAGGACCAAGAGCTTTCACCCGTAGGATTTGTCGGCCTCCATAGATTTCTAGGCCTTCATTCGTTGCAGAAAGTAATATATACATCGCATTTATTTTGGCTTGCAATTTCGGAAAATCTTGATGGCCTGCATTAGCCCTGTATTTGGCGTAGTTACTTGCCGCGTTTTCCTCCTTTTCAGGCAGGAGAGGCGGTCGGCCATTTCTGGCGTCAACTTTACTTTTACCGGAGACCTTTTAAACAATCGTTGGTCTAGGCATTCCATACTTTCTAGATGCCTCCGTTTGGCTGATGCAATTTTCAGCTATATCGTTGAGAACTTCTCTTATCATGTCGGGGTGACATGACTTTCCAGCCTGGTTCACCACCTGCACCACCATATGGTCAACCTAGTTTCTGCAAGTGATTTTCAACAACCTTGGAATTACTCATTGCTGCCCTTGCTCGATCAAAACTGTCGGCAAATGTCAAAGTGATTTCGGGGTGACGTCATCTAAAGCGGCATCTACCATCGTTTTATGGGCATTTTTCCACCAAACCGAGGATCCTGATCTCTATCCTTGCTGCTTAACACATATACCTTTTTACAAGAACTTTTATTACCCCTGAGGTAAACGGTAACCCGTTTGCTACCATGTACGCGGAGTGTTTTAGATATGGCCTATTCATAATCGGGGGATAATGTGACAGGTCTATCAAGGTGGTCAGTGTGCCTGTCATTGTATCTATCGTCAAGCGTACTTTGGGGCAAATTGTTCTCTTTTGCCACGGCATAGATGACCTTTCTCTCTTCTTTTATCGCATTTACGTGTAGCTTCTACTGCATGTCTTTATTTGATTTTTAATCATTCAAATAAATGGAATGCTGATAATAGTATGAAGCCAGTAAGTTAGCTCCCGCGCCAATGTATGGGGAAGAGGTAACACTAGGCTCATAATTCATGGCATCGTCCTCATGGACTACAATGAGGCCAATTGTCCAGAGCTGTTGGTACCCAGGGTTGGGTATTACTGGTTATACGAGAGATTTTCTGAAAATCCATTTGTTGCTTCGCTCAGCCAATCAATGTCCATTTGATAAATTGAACGTTGCTCTCTGTCACTGGGACCTGCTGGATCGAATAACATTCTTGCGTTTGACCCTATTGTCTGCATCTTCAGTCCTGAGGTTCCCTTTGATGTAAAACATTTATAGCtatttgtaactgtaacagcatgcCATTAATAATTGAACAAAGTCCTTTTGTTACACAAACTTCTTTTAATCATtccgtaaacgtttcgacgaccgTTTGTCGCCTTCATCTGTACAAAACTATTTAAAGATGCCAGTAACAAATTTTAAACACCATCGTCTCCATCCAGGCACCACTTACTACTTCCACATCAATGAAAGATGATGATTATCATCTGAAACTTCTGATATATTTTCAGACAAACCGAGTGGTATAGATATAATTATCACTTCCTCCATCCTTGTCATCCGAGACgtctatttttatttctttaactTGGCGATTACCTTCTCAAAAtttctctttccttcttctGGCAATGGTGTTCCATCTTCATATTTTGCTATTGTCCCAGGAAGGACAGTGCCCGGCTCAACAGCTTCCCTAGCGGGACCATGCCTCTTTGCGGATCCGTCCAAATTCAGCGGCGTCTGGTGGCAATGATTCTGTACATACAAATCTGAAATACATGACAGTGCAATGCACAATTTGTCTGAAACCCGAaagattaaaaaacaaaaaactgtagACTAAAAATGTCAGACACAAATATAATACATATGCTATCAAGATATGCAAATGTAGAGCAATATATGTGGCATAGAGGCTTGACAGCACTCACTTTAACCTCAAAGCACCACCTTTTAAACTCAAGGTGGTCTATCTCAAGATTGTTGAAGCTTAGGAGGAGCTAGTATGCGTCCTTCTCAGCTACACTATGCAGCTTCCGATTTGTACGACGGCGAAAACAATTTCCCTTTTATTTCACATTTCCGGTAGAAAATATATCTAACGTCCGTCGGCATTTAGCTGTTTCTCCTCTTACAATTTTGCACTTACGACCTGGAATTTGTAGGTGCTCAGCACACTTGAGTCTCTCTTTCAACTCTGCTATGACGGTGTCATTGGCCCGGCATTCCTGGCAGTGGTAGTCTAGTCTTGTTGAGCTGACCCATCTGGTTGAGCTGGCCGAACTGGGGCTGGTTGAGCTGTCCGGTCTTGTTCTGGTTGAGCTGTCCGGTTTGGGTCTGGTTGAGCTGTCCGGTCTGCGTCTGGTTGAGCTGTCCGGTCTGGGTCTGGTTGAGCTGTCCGGTCTGAGTCTGGTTGAGCTGGCCGGTCTGGGTCTGGTTGAGCTGTCCGGTCTGCGTCTGGTTGAGCGGTCTGGGTCTGGTTGAGCTGGCCGGTCTGGGGCTGGTTGAGCTGTCCGGTCTTGTTCTGGTTGAGCTGGCCGGTTTCGGTCTGGTTGAGCTGTCCGGTCTGCGTCTGGTTGAGCTGTCCGGTCTGGGTCTGGTTGAGCTGGCCGGTCTGGGTCTGGTTGAGCTGTCCGGTCTGGGTCTGGTTGAGCTTGCCGGTCTGGGTCTGGTTGAGCTGGCCGGTCTGGGTCTGGTTGAGCTGTCCGGTCTGCGTCTGGTTGAGCTGTCTGGTCTGGAGCTGGTTGAGCTGGCCGGTCTGGGTCTGGTTGAGCTGGCCGGTCTGGGTCTGGTTGAGCTGGCCGGTCTCTGGCTGGTTGAGCTGGCCGGTCTGGCATATCTGGTTAAGCTGGCCGGGACAATGACCTGAGAGAGGACAACTAGGCGGTCCGCTGTTAGATTTGGAGTTGGAGCGgcagagatgatgatgattgtccAGAACATTTTTCTGCATTCATCCACAGCTGACCATTCAACCTGATGTATCAACAAAGGATTCTTAAAATCTTCCATCTCACAGATCTATTCTTCATTTCGGTCTTTAAAAGTGACTGGAAAGAGAGAAATAACTTTTTATTGGGAATTACCATTTGCATGCATTTTAGCTACATTTGCAGTCAATTACCATGGTCGAACCAATAATGGCTGCATCAATGGCTTTCTTCTGTTTTCCCCAATTTTTGTGTACTCCTTCAATGTTCTTCCTGGACCTGCAAGTAAGTATGTGTGGTTTACAGCTCTCCATTGGTTATGAATTTAGGCAACCAGGAGAAGATGAAGTAAAAACTGATATCATGATGTCTATGCAAAACCTCCTTTGCACGTTTCTTAAGACTTTCTTATTGTTTTCTTCGTATCTTGGCACTGAACGAGGTACTATGAAATAAAATAGAACAGTCAAATGGCGCGACGCAACCGTGTCGTATCTATGTCTGCCAGTAGATGTAGCGCCCTCCAGCTTCCTTGAACTCTACGTTGTTTCCTCCTTTcgacgcttgcaggtggaagtaATGTGCTGGCCTGGACAGTCAATTGCACAAACCATTATTCAAACTTGTACTCATTAAGGCTGGTTTTACTAGAACAATTCCCCATCCCCCAATCAATCcagtaaatacgtttttttatATACTACTATACCCACAAAACCCAAAGTCAAGAAACTCGGCAGATATATGGGGATTACTTTTGGAAGTAAGACCCCTCCATTTGAGGGCCCTAAA
Above is a genomic segment from Branchiostoma floridae strain S238N-H82 chromosome 16, Bfl_VNyyK, whole genome shotgun sequence containing:
- the LOC118403414 gene encoding translation initiation factor IF-2-like, giving the protein MQKNVLDNHHHLCRSNSKSNSGPPSCPLSGHCPGQLNQICQTGQLNQPETGQLNQTQTGQLNQTQTGQLNQLQTRQLNQTQTGQLNQTQTGQLNQTQTGKLNQTQTGQLNQTQTGQLNQTQTGQLNQTQTGQLNQTETGQLNQNKTGQLNQPQTGQLNQTQTAQPDADRTAQPDPDRPAQPDSDRTAQPDPDRTAQPDADRTAQPDPNRTAQPEQDRTAQPAPVRPAQPDGSAQQD